The following coding sequences are from one Granulicella arctica window:
- a CDS encoding DinB family protein gives MDSNVAGLFLDFSCDKLEQMRSYLEACLGKLTDEQVWERHGAHENAIGNLVLHLCGNMRQWIMHGVGGFEDVRVRDTEFATTDGMSRAALIGLFATTVAEARETIAAVSAERLVEIIHPQGRTVSVLGAIYQVVGHVQQHVGQIILLTKQMTASDLDLTIPRPR, from the coding sequence ATGGATAGTAACGTAGCTGGACTCTTCCTGGATTTTTCGTGTGACAAACTGGAGCAGATGAGGTCATATCTTGAGGCGTGCCTCGGCAAGCTGACCGACGAACAGGTATGGGAAAGGCATGGCGCTCATGAGAATGCCATCGGAAACCTGGTGCTGCATCTATGCGGAAACATGCGGCAGTGGATCATGCACGGGGTGGGCGGATTTGAGGATGTTCGTGTGCGGGACACTGAGTTTGCCACGACCGATGGGATGAGCCGAGCCGCCCTGATCGGGTTATTTGCGACCACTGTTGCGGAGGCACGAGAAACGATTGCGGCAGTCTCCGCAGAGAGACTCGTTGAGATTATCCATCCGCAGGGCCGCACCGTGAGCGTGTTGGGCGCGATCTATCAGGTGGTGGGACATGTGCAGCAGCATGTAGGGCAGATCATTCTGCTTACTAAACAAATGACTGCAAGTGATTTAGACCTGACTATTCCGCGGCCTCGCTGA
- a CDS encoding OsmC family protein codes for MVAIQFEYQGDLHCRAVHAPSGTELNTDAPKDNLGRGESFSPTDLIATALGTCMLTVMGIAARTLNLDITGTTATVEKEMTTATPRRIESLTVKIHVPHFLNPENKLKLERAAHTCPVHKSLHPDVQTLIEFSWG; via the coding sequence ATGGTCGCCATTCAATTCGAATATCAGGGAGACTTGCACTGTAGAGCAGTCCACGCTCCCTCTGGAACCGAACTCAACACTGACGCCCCCAAAGACAATCTGGGCCGCGGCGAGAGCTTCTCGCCAACAGATCTGATCGCAACGGCGCTTGGCACCTGCATGCTTACGGTGATGGGTATCGCGGCCCGGACGCTGAACCTAGATATCACCGGTACAACGGCGACCGTGGAAAAGGAGATGACGACTGCAACGCCGAGAAGGATTGAGAGCCTGACCGTCAAGATTCATGTACCCCACTTTCTCAACCCTGAGAACAAGCTAAAACTCGAGCGAGCTGCACACACCTGCCCCGTGCACAAAAGCCTCCACCCTGACGTCCAGACCCTGATCGAATTCAGTTGGGGATGA
- a CDS encoding VWA domain-containing protein, with translation MMTPHTNSPASTASLRMHLAAALVLAIFALPAAARAQSSPPQTPSSDQSPDAGPQTDNGTIILKKKKDPDADEPPPPPAPETPKVKNPDNATYSLRVDVPIVNLDVNVVLDKTHQFVPGLKPANFLVLEDGVEQQVQTVRMAQTPITAVMLLEFAANSYYLINDMRNASYSFFQTMRPDDYVAVITYDLKTHILTDFTNNKDVVAQSLQTLTIPGFSDTDMFDALYETLDRTSRIEGRKYIILIGSGRDTFSKLTLDKILAKVKATPNVTIFTIGTGAFLNEMSGSRGGMSSGIRDLNYLQAQNQLKTFAQMTGGLSFSPIFQGELPDIFSQINNSIRNQYVLTYRPTNTKNDGRYRRVKVLLVDNEGHPLQMQDEKHKPLKYSIIARDGYRAKLPVE, from the coding sequence ATGATGACCCCTCATACGAACAGCCCAGCCTCCACTGCGTCTCTCCGGATGCATCTTGCCGCCGCCCTCGTTCTGGCCATCTTCGCTCTGCCTGCCGCCGCCCGCGCTCAATCAAGCCCGCCCCAGACGCCCTCTTCAGATCAAAGTCCCGACGCCGGTCCGCAGACCGACAACGGCACCATCATCCTCAAGAAAAAGAAAGACCCTGACGCCGACGAGCCACCTCCTCCCCCCGCGCCTGAAACCCCCAAGGTCAAGAATCCCGACAACGCGACCTACTCCCTTCGCGTCGATGTCCCCATCGTCAATCTCGACGTTAACGTCGTCCTCGACAAGACCCACCAGTTCGTTCCTGGCCTCAAGCCCGCCAACTTCCTCGTCCTCGAGGACGGCGTAGAGCAGCAGGTTCAAACCGTCCGCATGGCCCAGACCCCCATCACCGCCGTCATGCTCCTCGAGTTCGCAGCCAACAGCTACTATCTCATCAACGACATGCGCAACGCCTCCTACAGCTTTTTCCAGACCATGCGTCCCGACGATTACGTTGCCGTCATCACCTACGACCTCAAGACCCACATCCTCACTGACTTCACGAACAACAAGGATGTCGTCGCCCAATCTCTCCAGACACTTACCATTCCCGGCTTCTCCGACACCGACATGTTCGACGCGCTCTACGAGACTCTCGACCGTACCAGCCGCATCGAAGGCCGCAAATACATCATCCTCATCGGTAGCGGCCGCGACACATTCTCGAAGCTCACCCTCGACAAGATTCTCGCCAAAGTCAAAGCCACCCCCAACGTCACCATCTTCACCATCGGCACCGGTGCCTTCCTCAACGAGATGAGCGGCAGTCGCGGCGGCATGAGTAGCGGCATCCGCGATCTGAACTATCTCCAGGCCCAGAACCAGCTCAAGACCTTTGCCCAGATGACCGGCGGCCTCAGCTTCAGCCCCATCTTCCAGGGCGAACTTCCCGACATCTTCTCCCAGATCAACAACTCCATCCGCAACCAGTACGTCCTCACCTACCGCCCCACCAACACTAAAAACGACGGCAGATACCGCCGGGTCAAGGTTCTCCTCGTCGACAACGAAGGCCATCCCCTCCAGATGCAGGACGAGAAGCATAAGCCTCTCAAATACTCCATCATTGCTCGCGACGGTTATCGCGCCAAACTCCCTGTCGAATAG
- the ogt gene encoding methylated-DNA--[protein]-cysteine S-methyltransferase, with the protein MTELLINRFDTSIGEMLIVTDHDANLRAIDWADYEPRMDRLLKRHYGKHGFHLTPTNSPNSVTKAIGRYFAGDLTAIDHLPVQTAGTSFQREVWRALRTIPCGTTVSYAQLAEQISRPAAVRAIGLANGSNPIGVVVPCHRVIGADGSLAGYGGGIERKRWLLAHEAPAFAISQQPLFPAE; encoded by the coding sequence ATGACTGAACTCCTCATCAACCGCTTCGACACCTCCATCGGCGAGATGCTCATCGTCACCGACCACGACGCCAACCTACGCGCAATCGATTGGGCAGACTACGAACCCCGCATGGACCGCCTCCTAAAACGTCACTACGGCAAGCACGGATTCCATCTCACACCCACAAACAGCCCAAACAGCGTAACCAAAGCAATCGGCAGATATTTCGCAGGCGACCTGACAGCCATCGACCACTTGCCCGTGCAAACAGCCGGCACCTCCTTCCAACGCGAGGTCTGGCGCGCCCTGCGAACCATCCCCTGCGGCACCACCGTCTCCTACGCGCAACTAGCCGAGCAGATCAGCCGCCCCGCCGCAGTCCGAGCCATCGGCCTGGCCAATGGCTCCAATCCAATCGGAGTCGTCGTCCCCTGCCACCGCGTCATCGGAGCCGACGGCTCCCTCGCCGGCTACGGCGGCGGCATCGAACGCAAGCGCTGGCTACTCGCGCACGAAGCCCCCGCGTTCGCAATCAGCCAGCAGCCCCTATTTCCCGCAGAATGA
- a CDS encoding Arm DNA-binding domain-containing protein: MVRQIDTAKLTIKQYKLADGRGLCLLVMPMGAKYWRRRYRFDGTEKMMSLGEVTRGRPQGGSGIRKDIERKSGYPNSER; this comes from the coding sequence ATGGTCAGACAAATCGACACTGCAAAACTGACGATCAAGCAGTACAAGCTGGCAGACGGCAGGGGCCTCTGTCTTCTCGTAATGCCTATGGGTGCCAAGTACTGGCGTCGGCGCTATCGCTTCGACGGCACGGAAAAGATGATGTCGTTAGGGGAGGTAACCCGAGGTCGGCCTCAAGGAGGCTCGGGAATCCGAAAGGATATTGAGCGGAAGTCGGGGTATCCCAATAGCGAGAGGTGA
- a CDS encoding multicopper oxidase family protein, producing MVLALYLVCRAALADRDEYTGLAWNPTSTPSHPCGIGLPPRGNFAHDRWVNARKPRVSLVVRQEGTTLCYVIDGVAEAPTIRVKQGATLTVTLRNEITDPSVLGKLLPPIVLRDRPVEAVPDRVGVVAVIPGQFHVPTGRTNLHMHGFAVPPTAPQDEVLMGCADPAVGDTGCGQREITYQYQIPPNMPPGLYWYHPHVHGEVQAQMLAGLTGAIVVEGPDDEAREAAGIEDRVFIVRQLRDSDSKNPAMLIPPTDHRTNMNDTMPMVQRAMPHAEHATESSVKTGGEIDTSHELGCANAAALDEITLNGAPVVDGEVADKDLAPLHITVGTTQLWRVVNAATDAVLDLALIDEAGKPVPVRIIARDGAPLTNDAGRPVKLVATTAAQSVPPAGRVEFLVTAPKLGTKIYFVTHAVDTGCAGDVVPERRLGILTSLPYTDDAAQPPISDAPRSTVPDLFSGLLARKTDRTRVLAFAEYPRPGDSDQTDFYIVERRQGAVLKPYEMSDPPAINVAAGSVEEWTIENWTREIHAFHIHQVHFRLLGVNGLQQDDPPLLDTVIVPAAVGFDRVDPPSGPTPGTVRIKIYFPETMTGDIPFHCHLVDHEDNGMMGVLRVLPSTVTNNSSVVGKTHPREISFHKLASPQP from the coding sequence ATGGTGCTAGCGCTATATCTGGTCTGTAGAGCGGCCTTGGCGGATCGCGATGAATATACTGGCCTTGCCTGGAATCCTACCTCCACACCCTCCCATCCATGCGGTATTGGCTTGCCACCGCGTGGCAATTTTGCACATGATCGCTGGGTGAATGCGCGCAAGCCGAGAGTCAGCCTGGTGGTCCGACAGGAAGGCACTACGCTTTGCTATGTCATCGACGGCGTTGCCGAGGCGCCGACCATACGAGTCAAGCAGGGAGCGACGCTGACGGTGACTCTCCGAAACGAGATTACTGATCCGTCCGTGCTTGGCAAGCTGTTGCCGCCCATCGTGTTGCGTGATCGGCCGGTTGAGGCCGTGCCGGACAGAGTTGGAGTCGTTGCAGTAATCCCGGGACAATTCCATGTGCCGACTGGCCGCACCAACCTGCACATGCACGGATTTGCTGTTCCCCCCACCGCTCCGCAGGACGAGGTGCTGATGGGCTGTGCCGATCCGGCCGTGGGCGATACAGGTTGCGGTCAACGCGAGATTACTTACCAGTACCAAATACCGCCCAATATGCCGCCGGGGCTCTACTGGTATCACCCGCATGTGCATGGCGAAGTGCAGGCGCAGATGCTGGCGGGCTTGACCGGCGCAATCGTGGTTGAGGGACCAGATGACGAGGCCCGGGAGGCGGCAGGTATCGAGGATCGCGTCTTTATCGTGCGGCAGTTGCGCGACAGCGATTCGAAAAATCCCGCCATGCTTATTCCACCAACCGACCATCGCACAAACATGAACGACACTATGCCTATGGTGCAACGAGCCATGCCCCATGCAGAGCACGCTACGGAGAGTAGTGTGAAGACCGGCGGAGAGATCGATACGAGCCATGAACTTGGTTGCGCAAACGCAGCCGCTTTGGACGAAATTACCTTGAACGGCGCGCCCGTGGTGGACGGAGAGGTCGCCGACAAAGATCTTGCTCCCTTGCACATCACAGTCGGCACCACACAGCTATGGCGCGTGGTGAATGCGGCTACGGATGCGGTGCTCGATCTGGCCCTGATCGACGAGGCCGGAAAGCCTGTACCAGTCCGCATTATCGCGCGTGACGGCGCACCGCTCACCAATGACGCTGGGCGGCCCGTTAAGCTCGTTGCCACTACAGCCGCGCAATCGGTGCCACCCGCCGGGCGTGTGGAGTTTCTGGTTACTGCGCCAAAGCTGGGAACAAAGATCTATTTCGTCACCCACGCGGTGGACACAGGCTGCGCTGGCGATGTGGTGCCAGAGCGACGGCTTGGAATTTTGACGAGCCTACCCTACACCGACGATGCTGCACAGCCTCCGATCTCTGACGCGCCGCGCAGTACAGTGCCTGATCTATTTTCCGGCTTGCTTGCACGCAAGACCGACCGCACCCGCGTGCTCGCGTTCGCCGAGTATCCGCGCCCCGGAGATTCCGACCAGACTGATTTCTATATTGTCGAGCGGCGGCAGGGGGCAGTGCTCAAGCCCTACGAGATGTCTGACCCACCAGCCATCAACGTGGCGGCCGGATCGGTTGAGGAGTGGACGATTGAAAACTGGACGCGTGAGATCCATGCGTTTCACATCCACCAAGTGCACTTCCGATTGTTGGGTGTCAACGGCCTACAGCAGGATGACCCTCCCTTGCTCGACACGGTGATCGTACCCGCCGCGGTAGGCTTCGACCGAGTAGACCCTCCATCAGGCCCCACTCCGGGAACAGTGCGCATTAAGATTTATTTTCCCGAAACAATGACAGGAGATATCCCATTCCACTGCCATCTTGTGGACCACGAGGACAATGGCATGATGGGGGTGCTTCGTGTGCTGCCAAGCACGGTCACTAATAACAGTAGCGTGGTCGGCAAAACCCACCCGAGGGAGATCTCGTTCCACAAACTTGCAAGCCCGCAGCCCTGA
- a CDS encoding SpoIVB peptidase S55 domain-containing protein has product MCWTLVSGAASSARGQVAAGPPKVTTFFPLAEVKRGQMGIAYTVFEGVLPEPMQVEILGVLKNALGPERDLILARLKGTKPEYTGVVAGMSGSPVYIDGKLVGALSYRIGQFSKEPIAGITPIEQMLDVKDGQAGSIKARVDGQPEMQAMETPLMFSGFSQETLDRFGDRFRAMGLTPVAGLGGADAEAKQPEPLEPGSAVSAILVRGDLSMAGTCTVTYVDSARLLACGHPITQNGPVSMPMTKATVVATLPSPLNAFKIVNTTETVGSFTEDRASAILGQFGVLARMIPVVVDVVGAAKSRTYHFEVLDDKELTPSTMLVSVYQAVQGTNAAGAEQSYALSGELDVAGEPAIRLHGVMAPNGGNTGAINAALYVGERFEKVYENAVEQPVVTGLRLRMEVQPERRTAVIESARVSRVEVHAGDTVEVEVTVHPYQAEARVVRIPVTLPATLMAGDVRLVVSDGAMVDRLTSPSGAVALHAVGLADTVAMMNRARANDGVFVTLLEHTPQAVLGGGTLPEVPLSMANVLEPLKGNQEMQLTGESAIGIGSVETDYAVSGSQVIRLSVR; this is encoded by the coding sequence ATGTGTTGGACGCTGGTAAGTGGCGCGGCGTCATCAGCACGCGGACAGGTGGCGGCAGGGCCGCCTAAGGTGACGACGTTCTTTCCGCTGGCAGAGGTGAAACGAGGGCAGATGGGGATCGCGTATACGGTCTTCGAAGGAGTACTGCCTGAGCCAATGCAGGTTGAGATACTGGGCGTGCTGAAGAACGCGCTGGGGCCGGAGCGAGATTTGATTCTGGCTCGGCTGAAGGGAACGAAGCCGGAGTATACCGGTGTGGTGGCGGGGATGAGCGGGAGCCCGGTGTATATCGACGGCAAGCTGGTAGGGGCACTGAGCTACCGGATCGGGCAGTTCAGCAAAGAGCCGATCGCTGGGATCACACCGATTGAACAGATGTTGGATGTAAAAGACGGGCAGGCTGGCTCGATAAAGGCTCGAGTCGATGGACAGCCAGAGATGCAGGCGATGGAGACGCCGCTGATGTTCTCGGGGTTCAGCCAGGAGACGCTGGACCGGTTTGGGGACAGGTTTCGGGCGATGGGGCTGACGCCGGTGGCAGGGCTGGGTGGTGCGGATGCGGAGGCAAAACAGCCGGAACCGCTGGAGCCGGGGTCTGCGGTGAGTGCGATTCTGGTGCGAGGCGATCTGTCGATGGCAGGGACGTGCACGGTGACGTATGTCGATTCGGCACGGCTGCTGGCGTGTGGGCATCCGATTACGCAGAATGGGCCGGTGTCGATGCCGATGACGAAGGCAACGGTCGTAGCGACGCTGCCCTCTCCGCTAAACGCATTCAAGATCGTGAATACAACGGAGACGGTGGGATCATTTACGGAAGATCGGGCGTCGGCGATTCTGGGACAGTTTGGGGTTCTGGCGCGGATGATCCCGGTAGTGGTGGATGTAGTCGGCGCGGCGAAGAGCAGGACATACCACTTTGAGGTGCTGGACGATAAAGAGTTGACGCCATCGACGATGCTGGTATCGGTGTATCAGGCGGTGCAGGGGACAAATGCGGCCGGGGCGGAGCAGAGTTATGCACTGAGCGGCGAGCTGGATGTAGCTGGGGAGCCGGCGATTCGACTGCACGGGGTGATGGCTCCGAACGGGGGGAATACTGGGGCGATCAACGCGGCGCTGTATGTGGGCGAGCGGTTTGAGAAGGTGTATGAGAATGCGGTGGAACAGCCAGTGGTGACTGGGTTGCGGCTACGGATGGAGGTTCAGCCGGAGCGACGGACAGCGGTGATCGAATCGGCTCGGGTGAGCCGTGTTGAGGTGCATGCGGGCGATACGGTCGAGGTTGAGGTAACGGTGCACCCGTATCAGGCAGAGGCGCGAGTGGTGCGGATTCCGGTGACGCTGCCAGCGACGCTGATGGCCGGAGATGTTCGGCTGGTAGTGAGCGACGGTGCGATGGTTGATCGGCTGACCAGCCCCAGCGGAGCGGTAGCGCTCCATGCGGTGGGCTTGGCGGATACGGTCGCGATGATGAACCGGGCTCGCGCGAACGATGGTGTGTTCGTCACACTGTTGGAGCATACACCGCAGGCAGTGTTAGGAGGCGGAACGTTGCCGGAGGTTCCGCTGTCGATGGCGAATGTACTGGAGCCGCTGAAGGGGAATCAGGAGATGCAGTTGACAGGTGAGAGTGCCATTGGGATTGGGTCAGTGGAGACAGACTATGCCGTGAGCGGATCGCAGGTGATCCGGCTTTCCGTTCGTTAG
- a CDS encoding transposase has translation MSPRLALALGPVLQQIAEMTARIKLYDRQLQQTEYPETQAQLKVRGGGHLAALSVVLTLSSRLRFGRSRDVGCYLGLWRRRSQSGDHDTQLCITKSGKPMWS, from the coding sequence ATGTCGCCCAGACTGGCACTGGCGCTTGGGCCGGTGCTCCAGCAGATCGCGGAGATGACGGCAAGAATCAAACTGTACGATCGGCAGCTCCAGCAGACCGAGTATCCCGAGACGCAGGCACAGCTGAAGGTCCGCGGCGGCGGCCACCTCGCCGCCCTGAGCGTCGTGCTAACGCTCAGCAGCAGGCTGCGCTTCGGGCGAAGTCGCGATGTGGGTTGTTACCTCGGTCTGTGGCGACGACGCAGTCAGTCCGGAGATCATGATACGCAACTCTGCATTACCAAGAGCGGCAAGCCGATGTGGTCGTGA
- a CDS encoding alkaline phosphatase family protein → MRTNILEKYMKKQALVLAAAMLMSVSALAKEGSEPVHRGSIPKLDHVFVIMMENHLKQEIIGNPNAPFMNQEAQEAGQATNYYGVGHPSLVNYLELTGGSNFGITNDDPLNWVSGPCHSNQYSNDCSGAVDSIYNGGEDIATPATAPSGGCNGQISFSGTPVDHNCALRNYASITYTPKTIAHQLVEAGLSWKDYQESLPTTGPRVDGVYYSDGNFSNLTPSSFFTSNTPTPVISQLYVTDHNPFVFFADVQQGYDPLLSENQVQEWNGAAGLYQDLATGDVPSLSFIVPNKCHDIHTVSGQANTCSDQQADIQLSDSVIKQVVLAIKASPVWMRGNNAIVIVFDENDYSNNFNRVPFIVDKNYGTAGSQVTTPYDHFDLLHTLEAGFRLPCLNHACDTTAEFISLFDK, encoded by the coding sequence ATGCGAACAAATATTCTGGAGAAATATATGAAAAAACAAGCTTTAGTGCTCGCCGCAGCCATGCTTATGTCGGTCTCGGCGTTAGCCAAAGAAGGCTCTGAACCGGTTCACCGTGGTTCTATTCCTAAGTTAGACCACGTCTTCGTCATTATGATGGAGAACCACCTGAAGCAGGAAATTATTGGCAATCCCAATGCTCCCTTCATGAACCAGGAAGCCCAGGAAGCAGGCCAGGCCACTAACTATTACGGCGTCGGTCATCCTAGCCTGGTCAATTACCTGGAGCTGACCGGCGGTTCCAACTTCGGCATCACCAACGACGATCCGCTCAACTGGGTCAGCGGTCCGTGCCATTCCAATCAATACTCTAACGATTGCAGTGGTGCCGTGGATTCAATCTATAACGGCGGCGAGGACATAGCCACTCCTGCCACTGCACCGAGCGGCGGCTGCAACGGTCAGATCTCGTTCTCGGGTACGCCGGTTGACCATAACTGCGCGCTCCGCAACTATGCGAGCATCACCTACACGCCGAAGACCATTGCGCACCAGTTGGTCGAAGCCGGTCTGAGTTGGAAGGACTATCAGGAGAGTCTGCCGACAACCGGCCCGCGCGTCGATGGCGTGTACTACTCGGATGGCAACTTCTCGAATCTCACACCCAGTTCGTTTTTTACCTCAAACACCCCGACGCCAGTGATCTCTCAGCTCTACGTGACCGATCACAATCCGTTTGTGTTCTTCGCTGATGTCCAGCAAGGCTATGATCCGCTATTGTCCGAGAATCAGGTCCAGGAATGGAATGGCGCCGCCGGACTTTATCAGGACCTGGCAACTGGCGACGTGCCCAGCCTCTCCTTCATCGTGCCCAACAAATGTCACGACATCCACACCGTGAGCGGTCAGGCGAATACCTGCAGCGACCAACAGGCCGATATTCAACTCTCCGACTCAGTCATCAAGCAGGTTGTGCTTGCTATCAAAGCCTCCCCTGTTTGGATGCGGGGCAACAATGCAATCGTCATCGTGTTTGACGAAAACGACTATTCAAATAACTTCAACCGTGTGCCGTTCATCGTCGACAAAAACTACGGTACGGCTGGCTCGCAGGTCACAACCCCTTATGACCACTTCGATCTGCTGCACACACTCGAGGCCGGTTTCCGCCTTCCGTGCCTCAACCATGCGTGCGATACCACCGCTGAGTTTATCAGCCTGTTTGATAAATAA
- a CDS encoding TonB-dependent receptor, producing the protein MDPFVKLVQRDRLYGSLTFQPVKIGHYSVAVGAAGFATTTKTGIELHVSERLEADIRLKVGTQAESVQVSAVDTPLLQTDDASTGQVMTAKQITDIPLNQRNYVFIAQLAAGVNPSNGSRGQGNGDFNANGQRATQNNFILDGVDNNSNAIDFLNGASYVVKPPPDALQEFKIQTSDSSAEFGHSAGGVVNATLKSGTNSFHGDVWEYIWNNDLEAPPGQWYAPKTPKALPYHQNQFDGTTGGPVLKNKLFFFFDYEGNRIVQDSPQLTTVPTALMESNPGNLTQLLNTTLTGQTQPIKLYEPGSGGTAILGSKCGNAANIMCVTEIDLIALTLFKMSPAANTGPAGLAYNNYAWNQATTNITNQIDARVDYNRSSSDQVFARVSWAHEDKTETTPLGPILDGGGTFSDGTFTNYAKNAVLSWNHVFAQTLTNQARFAYNWGYFNWLAQSANVNLAARFGFGGVPFQPSNGGLPNISISGINGMGTPSYTPSPEHQNVYQIIDDATKIWGNQSFKFGVNFQNIRYSVIQPTNAHTSPGFNGHITGQPGTSFTGSGIADYLADQQNSNNTSSFTLVNNGHWYRAAYIQDDWKVNNRLSLNLGVRYDFFQPPIERLDHRASFYPTGGIDIPGGGTGVYLMPLSQKNVVLSPIFLNLLAKDNITLKYTANRGSAIHSARTSYPE; encoded by the coding sequence ATGGATCCGTTCGTGAAGTTAGTTCAAAGGGATAGATTATATGGCAGCTTAACCTTTCAACCAGTCAAGATTGGCCATTATTCTGTGGCTGTTGGAGCAGCTGGATTCGCCACCACTACAAAGACCGGGATCGAATTACACGTCAGCGAGCGGTTGGAAGCCGATATTCGACTCAAGGTCGGTACCCAGGCGGAATCAGTGCAGGTAAGCGCTGTTGACACCCCTTTGCTACAGACAGACGATGCATCCACCGGCCAGGTCATGACCGCAAAGCAGATTACGGACATCCCGCTCAACCAGCGTAACTATGTGTTTATTGCTCAATTGGCTGCTGGAGTGAATCCTTCCAACGGCTCGCGCGGTCAAGGTAACGGAGACTTTAACGCAAATGGTCAGCGTGCGACGCAAAATAATTTCATCCTGGACGGCGTTGACAACAACTCGAACGCAATCGACTTTCTGAATGGAGCAAGCTACGTTGTGAAACCTCCGCCCGATGCGCTTCAGGAGTTTAAAATCCAGACCTCGGATTCCAGCGCGGAGTTTGGGCATTCGGCAGGTGGAGTGGTCAACGCCACTCTTAAATCGGGCACGAACAGCTTTCACGGTGACGTGTGGGAGTACATCTGGAATAACGACCTGGAGGCACCTCCCGGACAATGGTATGCCCCTAAGACCCCCAAAGCACTTCCTTATCATCAGAACCAATTTGACGGAACAACTGGCGGACCTGTGCTGAAGAATAAACTCTTCTTTTTTTTCGATTATGAAGGAAACCGGATCGTCCAGGACTCTCCGCAGTTAACAACAGTGCCTACCGCCCTAATGGAAAGTAATCCGGGTAATCTTACGCAATTGCTCAATACTACTTTGACGGGCCAAACTCAGCCTATCAAGCTGTATGAGCCCGGTTCCGGCGGAACGGCGATCCTGGGATCGAAGTGCGGAAATGCGGCAAATATTATGTGCGTAACCGAGATCGATCTGATCGCACTGACCCTCTTCAAGATGTCTCCTGCGGCTAATACCGGTCCAGCGGGGCTGGCTTACAATAACTACGCCTGGAACCAGGCGACTACAAATATCACGAATCAGATTGATGCACGAGTGGACTACAACCGGAGTTCAAGTGACCAAGTGTTTGCCCGGGTAAGCTGGGCGCATGAAGATAAGACCGAGACCACTCCTCTTGGTCCAATCCTCGACGGCGGCGGCACCTTCTCTGACGGGACGTTCACCAATTATGCCAAGAACGCGGTTTTAAGCTGGAACCATGTATTCGCGCAGACTCTGACCAACCAAGCCCGTTTCGCGTACAACTGGGGATACTTCAACTGGTTGGCACAGAGCGCCAATGTGAACTTGGCTGCGCGGTTCGGTTTTGGAGGAGTGCCCTTCCAGCCAAGCAACGGCGGATTGCCGAATATCAGTATTAGTGGCATCAACGGCATGGGGACACCTTCGTACACGCCTTCCCCTGAACATCAGAATGTCTACCAAATCATCGACGATGCAACGAAGATCTGGGGCAACCAATCGTTTAAGTTCGGAGTGAATTTCCAGAACATCCGTTATTCGGTCATTCAGCCAACGAATGCACACACATCGCCCGGATTCAATGGCCACATTACTGGACAGCCGGGCACTTCGTTTACGGGGTCAGGCATCGCGGACTATCTTGCTGATCAGCAGAACAGCAACAACACCTCCAGCTTTACCCTTGTGAACAATGGCCATTGGTATCGAGCCGCTTATATTCAGGACGATTGGAAGGTGAACAACCGCCTCTCCCTCAACCTGGGTGTGCGTTACGACTTCTTTCAACCGCCTATTGAGCGGCTGGATCATCGGGCTTCGTTTTATCCCACCGGGGGAATCGATATTCCAGGGGGAGGGACGGGAGTTTACTTGATGCCGCTGTCCCAGAAGAACGTCGTGCTTAGTCCAATCTTCTTGAACCTTCTGGCTAAGGACAATATCACGCTCAAGTACACGGCCAACCGGGGCTCAGCAATCCACAGCGCACGAACTTCGTACCCAGAATAG